The region CGACCAGCTCGTCGAGGTTCTGGTAGAGCCGACTGTGGTTGATCGGCTTGGGATAGTGCTCGTCGAGGTAGTCTTTGAGCGCGAGGCCGTAGGGCTCGTCCGCGACGCCGGCGATGGCCGTCAGCAGATCCCGCTGGAAGCCCGTGAGTTCGTGGTAGGTCGTCATGCGTGCTCACCCACGAGCGAGGGGTCGGCGGTGGCTAGGATAAGCCTGAGCCGGCGGTGTGAACGGGAGCCCATTTGCGGGGTTCGATTCTCGTCTGTGGGCCGCTGTGGGTGGTTCGTGGGCCGCTCGGTCGATGAACGGGAGATGAACGGGAGTGAACGGGAGCCGCGCTGTCTGGTGGGTTCGACCGTGAACG is a window of Haloarcula pelagica DNA encoding:
- a CDS encoding PadR family transcriptional regulator, yielding MTTYHELTGFQRDLLTAIAGVADEPYGLALKDYLDEHYPKPINHSRLYQNLDELVEAGLVSRESLDERTNAYRLTDAGESCLQAQAETLASVCDTRQVVADGGDRQ